The bacterium genome has a segment encoding these proteins:
- a CDS encoding valine--tRNA ligase translates to MQKGVTTAVSEQETVNKQTDITAQLSSKYDPHAVEDRWYKKWEASDIFRADPESDKPAYSIVIPPPNVTGSLHIGHALNNTLQDVLSRRKRMQGYDVLWVPGCDHAGIATQNVVERQLAEEKQNRHDLGREKFIERVWGWKEEYGGTIMRQLRRLGSSLDWSRERFTMDAGLSEAVNEVFVRLYHDGLIYRGDYIINWCPRCHTALSDIETEHQDVDGHFWSIGYPLVEGGETIVVATTRPETLLGDTAVAVHPEDERYRHLIGKRVRLPLMNREIPIIADTYVDKSFGTGAVKITPAHDPNDFWVGERHHLERINVMNEDGTMSAAAGKYAGLDRFACRKQVVKDLKTEQLLVKIEDHAHAVGHCYRCQTVVEPYLSRQWFVKMKPLAEPAMEAVRQGKIRFTPDHWAKNYLEWLGNIRDWCISRQIWWGHRIPAWYCEKCNAIHVAKTGPGKCETCGHGKLRQDSDVLDTWFSSGLWPFSTLGWPNTTRDLKKYYPTSVLVTSWDIIFFWVARMAMLGLKFMGEVPFQEVCINSLVGDAEGKKMSKSKGNTVDPLDIMKHSGADGLRFTMIMIETQSRYVAFTPDRLESSRNFANKIWNAARFVLMNLEEYQIPGLAPQASFVDAWIQSRLDHTIEKVDKALRGYRFAEAGQALYDFIWHEFCDWYLELSKPSLFGKSGNQSAAQYYLYCTLEETLRLLHPFMPFITEEIWFYLPGKQDFIMRSSWPETQPARRNEAVETEMNLLMKVIYAVRNIRGEMNVPPSKKVSLWVRPLEGAGSVLEKHAAIVCDLAKVETLQVDPTMEKPEFSAAAVTEGFELFVPLSGILDPEKEKIRLNKEIQNLDSLLVKLEAKLANSSFVERAPVQVVQGEREKQLEYRQRKNQLEENLKQITV, encoded by the coding sequence ATGCAGAAAGGGGTAACAACAGCAGTGAGTGAACAAGAAACAGTCAACAAACAAACGGATATCACGGCACAACTCTCTTCAAAATATGATCCGCATGCGGTAGAAGACAGGTGGTACAAAAAATGGGAAGCATCGGATATTTTTCGAGCTGATCCGGAATCGGACAAGCCCGCCTATTCCATTGTGATACCGCCGCCCAATGTCACCGGGTCGTTGCATATTGGACATGCTTTGAACAATACGCTCCAGGACGTTTTGAGCCGCCGGAAGAGAATGCAGGGATATGACGTGCTCTGGGTGCCGGGGTGTGATCATGCCGGGATCGCGACGCAGAATGTTGTTGAACGGCAGCTTGCCGAAGAGAAACAAAACCGGCATGATTTGGGTCGGGAGAAATTTATTGAACGTGTCTGGGGGTGGAAGGAGGAGTACGGCGGCACGATTATGCGTCAGCTTCGCCGCCTGGGTTCTTCGTTGGACTGGTCACGTGAGCGGTTCACCATGGATGCCGGTCTTTCCGAAGCAGTCAATGAAGTTTTTGTGCGTCTGTATCATGATGGCTTGATTTATCGCGGAGATTATATCATTAATTGGTGCCCGCGTTGTCATACTGCGCTTTCCGATATTGAGACGGAGCATCAGGATGTAGACGGCCATTTTTGGTCGATAGGGTACCCCTTAGTGGAAGGCGGCGAGACAATTGTTGTGGCCACAACGCGTCCGGAGACCCTGTTGGGTGATACGGCGGTTGCGGTCCATCCTGAAGATGAGCGCTACCGGCATTTGATTGGGAAACGGGTGCGCCTGCCACTGATGAATCGCGAGATTCCCATTATTGCCGATACCTATGTTGACAAATCGTTTGGCACCGGCGCGGTCAAAATTACGCCGGCACATGATCCTAATGATTTTTGGGTGGGCGAGCGGCATCATTTGGAGCGGATCAATGTCATGAATGAAGACGGTACGATGAGTGCTGCGGCCGGGAAGTATGCCGGACTCGACCGGTTTGCCTGCCGGAAACAAGTTGTAAAAGATCTGAAAACAGAACAGTTGCTCGTAAAAATTGAGGATCATGCGCATGCGGTTGGACATTGTTACCGCTGTCAGACCGTGGTGGAACCTTACTTGTCCCGGCAATGGTTTGTCAAAATGAAACCACTGGCCGAGCCGGCCATGGAAGCGGTCCGGCAGGGGAAAATTCGTTTTACACCGGATCACTGGGCAAAAAATTACCTGGAGTGGCTGGGAAATATCCGTGACTGGTGCATTTCGCGGCAGATTTGGTGGGGGCATCGTATTCCGGCTTGGTATTGTGAAAAATGCAATGCCATCCATGTTGCCAAAACCGGCCCTGGAAAATGTGAAACTTGCGGGCATGGAAAACTGCGGCAAGATTCGGATGTGCTGGATACCTGGTTTTCCAGCGGCTTGTGGCCTTTTTCAACCCTGGGATGGCCGAACACCACCCGTGACTTGAAAAAATATTATCCCACCAGCGTGTTGGTGACTTCCTGGGACATTATTTTTTTCTGGGTGGCGCGTATGGCAATGCTGGGATTGAAGTTTATGGGTGAGGTTCCTTTCCAGGAGGTATGTATTAATTCCCTGGTTGGGGATGCGGAAGGCAAGAAAATGAGCAAGTCCAAGGGCAATACCGTGGACCCGCTTGATATTATGAAGCATTCCGGGGCGGATGGATTGCGTTTTACCATGATTATGATCGAAACTCAGAGCCGCTATGTGGCGTTTACCCCGGATCGGCTTGAATCATCACGAAATTTTGCAAATAAAATTTGGAATGCCGCCAGATTTGTATTGATGAATCTTGAGGAGTATCAGATACCTGGACTGGCGCCACAGGCCTCATTTGTTGACGCTTGGATTCAATCACGCCTGGATCATACCATTGAAAAAGTGGACAAGGCCCTTCGCGGCTATCGTTTTGCTGAAGCAGGACAGGCACTCTATGATTTTATTTGGCATGAATTCTGTGATTGGTATCTTGAGCTTTCCAAGCCCAGTCTTTTCGGGAAAAGCGGGAACCAAAGTGCTGCACAGTACTATCTTTATTGTACCCTGGAGGAAACACTGCGTTTATTACATCCTTTTATGCCGTTTATTACAGAAGAAATCTGGTTTTATCTTCCCGGGAAACAGGATTTTATCATGCGTAGTTCCTGGCCGGAAACCCAACCGGCGCGCCGCAACGAGGCTGTGGAAACAGAGATGAATTTATTGATGAAAGTGATCTATGCTGTTCGTAATATCCGGGGTGAGATGAATGTACCGCCTTCTAAAAAGGTGTCTTTATGGGTCCGACCGCTGGAAGGCGCGGGATCGGTTTTGGAAAAACATGCAGCCATTGTTTGTGATCTTGCCAAAGTCGAGACGTTGCAGGTTGATCCGACCATGGAAAAACCAGAATTTTCAGCTGCGGCTGTAACGGAAGGATTTGAATTGTTTGTTCCACTTTCAGGAATTCTTGATCCGGAAAAGGAGAAGATTCGTTTGAATAAGGAAATTCAAAATCTGGATAGTCTGTTAGTTAAGCTCGAAGCAAAATTGGCCAATAGCAGTTTTGTTGAACGGGCACCGGTGCAGGTTGTCCAGGGGGAACGGGAAAAACAGTTGGAGTACCGGCAGCGCAAAAATCAGCTGGAAGAAAATCTTAAACAGATTACAGTATAA
- a CDS encoding tetratricopeptide repeat protein: MFRALKYSVSGIVLCGVLWGIVGSTSAVEQDSIISTYQQAIATDPKDVIAHFNLGLAYYNLDRFDDALEILEKCRYVNRGDKESHGQVDSPANQVLGMIYYSHVQNDGKAIEALKRSLKGLPDDPTTFYAMGLAYLRMKRYHDAVKHFGLAIEKGRDRDPEVHYHIGRAWQAMSKEKEAIASYEQALVLRDDYQPVLESLAFLYHKQKDDKHAVAVLKKLVKHDPMNFNANYLLGLNYYKQKKYSEMVAAYNRAVAVKPDLADAHYNLGMAYFYQTRYDMAIESLKKAVTLNPKDVEGLNLLGQAQSAAVDQYLQQGGMYIAKEQYNQAIAVFQKVLQIDRTHHKAKALLEDTERRLKEELSAHLNLAEKFYQDGRLEDAYNEYELMLQLDSGNRLAQAGIQRTRVQISSLLKLKMKNGRRAEAIGDYTAAREHYEATLILKKNYTAAKDALVFMKGKLRKNMRRFNQLAGSAMAKHDYKAAKRYFEQMKAQAPVFDEVDWLEKAHAGLNRVNDRRAKQIRNDLRLGIKAFQTKARGEAKKYFNRVLKRDPQNKTANDYIRKMTGSVSEAKVNAEKVKEMYYQGVDLYVKGKIAEAIIAWKKVRELDPDNDDARINIERAQSKLRAIKKLTEGR, encoded by the coding sequence ATGTTTCGTGCTTTGAAATATAGTGTGTCCGGTATTGTACTATGTGGGGTTTTGTGGGGGATCGTTGGCAGCACAAGCGCAGTGGAACAAGATTCGATTATTAGTACATACCAACAAGCGATTGCTACTGATCCCAAAGATGTTATAGCACATTTTAATCTTGGCCTGGCGTATTATAATCTCGATCGATTTGATGATGCTCTGGAAATTCTTGAGAAATGCCGCTATGTGAATCGGGGTGATAAAGAATCGCATGGTCAGGTGGATTCACCGGCAAATCAAGTGCTGGGTATGATCTATTATTCACATGTTCAAAATGACGGCAAGGCAATTGAAGCGCTGAAAAGGAGTTTGAAAGGTTTGCCGGATGATCCCACGACCTTTTATGCAATGGGATTGGCTTATTTGCGCATGAAGCGCTATCATGATGCGGTGAAACATTTTGGACTGGCAATTGAAAAAGGCCGGGACCGGGATCCGGAAGTTCATTACCATATTGGGCGCGCTTGGCAGGCTATGAGTAAAGAAAAAGAGGCAATTGCCAGTTATGAACAAGCACTTGTGCTGCGCGATGACTATCAGCCGGTACTTGAATCGCTGGCTTTTTTATACCACAAGCAGAAGGATGACAAACATGCGGTTGCGGTTTTAAAAAAACTGGTGAAGCACGATCCGATGAATTTTAACGCCAATTATTTGTTGGGTCTCAATTATTATAAGCAAAAAAAATACTCTGAAATGGTGGCAGCTTACAATCGGGCGGTGGCGGTTAAACCGGATTTGGCGGATGCACACTACAATCTCGGCATGGCCTATTTTTATCAGACGCGTTACGATATGGCGATTGAATCTTTGAAAAAAGCGGTCACGCTTAACCCTAAAGACGTTGAGGGCTTGAATCTCTTAGGGCAGGCACAGAGCGCTGCAGTCGACCAATATCTGCAGCAGGGCGGCATGTATATTGCGAAAGAACAATACAATCAAGCGATCGCCGTTTTTCAAAAGGTGTTGCAGATAGACCGGACCCACCATAAAGCCAAAGCGCTTTTGGAAGATACGGAACGTCGGCTCAAAGAGGAATTGAGCGCGCACTTAAATCTGGCGGAAAAATTTTATCAGGATGGTCGCTTGGAGGACGCCTACAATGAGTACGAATTAATGCTTCAATTGGATTCGGGTAATCGTCTTGCGCAGGCAGGTATCCAGCGGACCCGTGTTCAGATCAGCAGTTTATTAAAATTAAAAATGAAAAACGGCAGGCGGGCTGAAGCGATAGGTGATTATACAGCCGCCCGCGAGCATTATGAAGCGACATTGATTCTAAAGAAAAATTATACTGCGGCCAAAGATGCGTTGGTATTTATGAAAGGGAAATTGCGAAAAAACATGCGCCGCTTTAACCAGCTGGCCGGGAGTGCCATGGCGAAACATGACTATAAGGCGGCCAAACGTTACTTCGAACAGATGAAGGCACAGGCGCCGGTTTTTGATGAAGTTGACTGGCTGGAGAAGGCGCATGCCGGACTCAATCGTGTAAATGACAGACGTGCCAAGCAGATACGCAATGATTTGCGGCTGGGGATTAAAGCATTTCAGACCAAAGCCAGGGGTGAGGCTAAAAAATATTTTAATCGGGTACTGAAACGGGATCCACAAAACAAAACGGCCAATGATTATATTCGTAAAATGACCGGGTCGGTTTCGGAGGCCAAGGTCAATGCGGAAAAAGTTAAGGAAATGTATTATCAAGGTGTTGACCTGTACGTGAAAGGTAAAATCGCGGAAGCGATTATCGCTTGGAAAAAAGTACGCGAATTGGATCCGGACAATGACGATGCCCGCATCAACATCGAACGCGCACAGTCGAAATTAAGGGCAATCAAAAAATTGACCGAGGGGCGGTAG
- the uvrC gene encoding excinuclease ABC subunit UvrC, with amino-acid sequence MTLADLKRLQPPDQPGVYLMRNANGKIIYVGKAISIKKRLASYFRAEAQLDAKTRVLVSKIAIIEWMVTGSEVDALVLENTLIKKYRPRYNIVMKDDKSYPYLKLTSHEEVPRLLSTRKPFVDDAKYFGPFAGGTLKKITQTISRHFRLCQINRTTHITIGEKRTCLYYQMEQCDGVCMGKIPRDQYMKTVEQVQEFLNGGKDVLSPQLEVQMHKAAAEQAFELAAAIRDELVIIKRIRHQPLVSSPRREDRDVFGLARSGSSAAIEVFFVREGNLEGRRHFYLNTAGTDATDEILDQVLIQYYSQPVTIPPVIYLPQACREEAVIRRWLLNRYGVKIQMRVPKSGEARRMVKLAENNAWLYLKHQVRENSEGLSENDRKVLSELAQKLELSGPPLVIEGYDISNIAGQDAVGSQVVFVNGHPEKTRYRRYRIKSVEGPNDFAMLQEVLFRRLKRMKEKQETPPDLIVVDGGAGQLSSVKMVLQDLGLQHLAVIGLAKKEEEIYLPSQKKTLRLPKSSKALKVLTNLRDEAHRFAVTYHRKLRGRRMKLSHLDHITGLGKVRRTQLLRQFGSVAALLEVSETELAAVAGIGRDLAGRIQQVLRKVV; translated from the coding sequence ATGACGCTCGCAGACCTCAAACGCCTGCAACCGCCTGATCAACCGGGTGTCTATTTAATGCGCAATGCAAACGGGAAAATCATCTATGTGGGCAAGGCCATTTCAATAAAAAAGCGTTTGGCATCTTATTTTCGCGCGGAAGCACAGTTGGATGCCAAAACCCGGGTGCTGGTTTCTAAAATTGCGATCATTGAATGGATGGTGACCGGTTCGGAAGTTGATGCACTGGTGCTGGAAAATACGCTGATTAAAAAATATCGTCCCCGCTACAACATTGTTATGAAAGATGACAAAAGCTATCCTTACCTTAAATTGACCAGTCATGAGGAAGTGCCGAGGTTACTCTCGACGCGTAAGCCATTTGTCGATGATGCCAAATATTTCGGACCTTTTGCAGGCGGAACATTAAAAAAAATAACCCAGACAATTTCACGTCACTTTCGTTTATGTCAGATAAATCGTACGACGCATATCACTATCGGGGAAAAGCGAACATGTCTCTATTATCAAATGGAACAATGCGATGGCGTATGTATGGGGAAGATTCCCCGGGACCAATACATGAAAACAGTGGAACAAGTTCAGGAATTTTTAAATGGTGGTAAGGATGTGTTGAGCCCGCAATTGGAAGTGCAGATGCACAAAGCCGCGGCAGAACAGGCGTTTGAACTGGCGGCGGCTATTCGGGATGAACTTGTCATCATCAAGCGTATTCGCCATCAACCTTTGGTGAGTTCGCCGCGGCGTGAGGATCGAGATGTATTTGGTTTGGCGCGTTCAGGTTCGTCGGCGGCCATTGAAGTTTTTTTTGTACGGGAAGGTAATCTTGAGGGACGGCGTCACTTTTATTTGAATACCGCCGGGACGGATGCGACAGACGAGATATTAGATCAAGTGCTTATTCAGTATTACTCGCAACCGGTCACCATACCTCCGGTGATCTATTTACCGCAGGCATGCCGGGAAGAGGCGGTTATCCGGCGTTGGCTGTTAAATCGTTACGGAGTGAAGATTCAAATGCGTGTTCCTAAAAGCGGCGAAGCGCGCCGTATGGTGAAATTAGCCGAAAATAATGCCTGGCTTTATTTAAAACATCAAGTCAGGGAAAATTCAGAGGGGCTGTCGGAAAATGATAGAAAAGTTCTTTCTGAGTTGGCACAAAAACTGGAATTGTCCGGTCCGCCATTGGTGATTGAGGGGTATGATATTTCAAACATAGCCGGTCAGGACGCGGTGGGTTCTCAAGTCGTTTTTGTCAATGGCCATCCGGAAAAAACACGCTACCGCCGCTATCGCATAAAAAGTGTTGAAGGTCCCAATGATTTTGCCATGCTGCAAGAGGTGCTTTTTCGACGTTTAAAAAGAATGAAGGAAAAGCAGGAGACGCCGCCTGATTTAATTGTTGTCGACGGCGGTGCCGGTCAACTTTCTTCAGTGAAAATGGTATTGCAGGATTTAGGTTTACAACACCTGGCAGTCATTGGATTGGCGAAGAAAGAAGAGGAAATTTATTTGCCAAGCCAAAAAAAAACGTTGCGATTGCCAAAATCCAGCAAAGCATTAAAGGTACTGACGAATCTTCGGGATGAAGCGCATCGTTTTGCGGTGACGTATCATCGCAAATTGCGCGGCCGCCGGATGAAGCTATCCCACCTGGATCATATAACCGGCCTGGGCAAAGTCCGGCGGACACAATTGCTGCGTCAGTTTGGCAGTGTGGCGGCGCTCCTGGAGGTTTCCGAAACCGAATTGGCGGCGGTGGCAGGCATTGGACGGGATTTGGCCGGGAGAATTCAGCAGGTTTTAAGGAAAGTTGTATGA
- the uvrB gene encoding excinuclease ABC subunit UvrB codes for MFKLKSDYKPDGDQPAAIRKLTGFFKENLPSATLLGVTGSGKTFTIANVVEKLQKPTLVISHNKTLAAQLYGEFKTFFPENAVRYFVSYYDYYQPEAYLPGPDTYIEKDSSVNEELDRLRLETTHSLLERRDTIVVASVSCIFGIGSPEIYKNMYQVLEKGETLSRDEFLHKLVEMLYTRSDLEFFRGRFRVKGDVVEVYPSYDENALRFDFFGNELEKISLIDPLSGVVKQNLSKAKIYPARHYVLPYEQIEKSVSSIRAELQQWVPQLEKQGRLLEAERLKRRTEYDIEMIRELGFCQGIENYSRHLEGRQPSQPPFTLLDYMPADSLIVIDESHVTVPQIRGMHRGDHSRKKTLVEFGFRMPSAYDNRPLYFEEFENRARQVLYMSATPADYELEKSSGRVVEQIIRPTGLMDPQVRVEPLKDQVDHLLGEIRKRVEKNERVLVTTLTKRMAEDLNSHLNELGVKAKYLHSDIDTLERIQIIQELRMGEFDCLVGINLLREGLDLPEVSLVAILDADKEGFLRSKTSLVQTIGRAARHVNGEVVLYADTMTKSLAYAISETNRRREIQKAYNLKHGITPAGIQKHIQNILGSIYEMDYFTVPAANEMVGEYLTPEQIPRRIIALDAEMKKAVVQLDFEKAAALRDKIMELREMNPGRAYRPGKSKSQGKRKRKTRLVPKSAVKKVTKRLGRDVS; via the coding sequence ATGTTTAAATTAAAATCTGATTACAAACCTGATGGAGACCAACCGGCGGCTATTCGGAAATTAACCGGATTTTTTAAGGAAAATCTTCCGTCAGCAACGTTGCTGGGGGTTACTGGATCCGGAAAAACGTTTACCATCGCCAATGTGGTGGAAAAGCTCCAGAAACCCACGCTGGTTATTTCCCACAACAAGACGCTGGCGGCACAATTATATGGAGAATTTAAAACATTTTTTCCGGAAAATGCTGTGCGTTATTTTGTTTCTTATTATGATTATTATCAACCTGAAGCCTACCTGCCTGGACCGGATACCTATATTGAAAAAGATTCGTCTGTCAATGAAGAATTGGATCGATTGCGTTTGGAAACAACGCATTCACTATTGGAACGTCGTGACACCATTGTGGTGGCATCGGTGTCATGTATTTTTGGTATTGGATCGCCGGAAATTTATAAAAATATGTATCAGGTTTTGGAAAAGGGAGAAACACTTTCGCGGGATGAATTTCTGCATAAACTGGTAGAGATGCTTTATACGCGAAGCGATCTGGAGTTTTTTCGCGGACGCTTCCGGGTGAAAGGTGATGTGGTGGAGGTCTATCCTTCTTATGATGAAAATGCACTGCGGTTTGATTTTTTTGGAAATGAACTTGAAAAAATATCTTTGATTGATCCGCTCAGTGGTGTGGTCAAACAAAATCTTTCAAAGGCGAAAATTTATCCGGCCCGCCACTATGTCCTGCCGTATGAACAGATTGAAAAATCAGTTTCCTCGATTCGGGCGGAACTTCAACAGTGGGTTCCGCAACTAGAAAAACAAGGCCGCTTATTGGAAGCAGAGCGTCTTAAACGACGTACGGAATATGACATTGAGATGATCCGTGAACTGGGTTTTTGTCAGGGAATTGAAAATTATTCGCGACATCTGGAAGGGCGCCAACCCAGTCAACCGCCGTTTACATTGTTGGATTATATGCCGGCTGACAGTCTGATTGTTATTGATGAGTCACATGTGACAGTCCCGCAAATACGGGGGATGCATCGCGGTGACCACTCGCGGAAAAAGACATTGGTGGAATTCGGATTTCGCATGCCCTCGGCATATGATAACCGGCCTCTCTATTTTGAAGAATTTGAGAACAGAGCCCGGCAGGTGCTGTATATGTCTGCGACCCCGGCGGACTATGAATTGGAAAAAAGTTCCGGGAGGGTGGTTGAACAGATTATCCGTCCCACAGGACTCATGGACCCGCAAGTGAGAGTCGAACCGCTCAAAGATCAGGTGGACCATTTGTTGGGTGAGATACGTAAACGGGTGGAAAAAAACGAACGTGTTTTGGTGACAACCCTGACAAAACGTATGGCCGAGGACCTCAACAGCCATTTAAATGAACTTGGCGTGAAAGCCAAATATTTGCATTCAGATATAGATACGCTGGAACGGATACAAATTATTCAAGAACTCCGTATGGGTGAGTTTGATTGTTTGGTAGGGATTAATCTCTTGCGGGAAGGATTGGATCTGCCGGAGGTTTCGTTGGTGGCGATTTTGGATGCGGACAAAGAGGGATTTCTGCGTTCGAAGACGTCGCTGGTGCAAACCATCGGGCGGGCAGCCAGACATGTCAACGGCGAGGTTGTTCTTTATGCGGACACCATGACGAAATCATTGGCCTACGCGATTTCCGAAACAAATCGCAGACGTGAAATACAAAAAGCCTATAATTTGAAACACGGAATCACGCCGGCCGGAATTCAAAAACACATTCAGAATATTTTGGGATCAATTTATGAAATGGATTATTTTACAGTGCCGGCGGCGAATGAAATGGTAGGGGAATACCTCACGCCGGAGCAAATACCCCGAAGGATCATTGCGTTGGATGCAGAGATGAAAAAAGCTGTTGTTCAACTGGATTTTGAAAAAGCAGCGGCGCTGCGCGACAAAATTATGGAATTGCGTGAGATGAATCCCGGCCGGGCATACCGGCCCGGTAAATCTAAAAGCCAGGGTAAACGAAAAAGAAAAACGCGTTTGGTACCGAAAAGCGCAGTGAAAAAGGTAACCAAACGTCTGGGACGGGATGTTTCGTGA
- a CDS encoding CvpA family protein — MNYLDIFIIICLAISFFFGWKLRAISLFGMVISLIAGIWVGNHFHPHLIGLYRDLPAAVGHTLAWVTAFLAAAITLSIAFGLISKIFEVIRLQWLDHLLGAALAITLMLGMLIISMTVIDNLAKNYHWKVIKNSTLAPFLVKTARPYIQQGLEKFPRWKQMK, encoded by the coding sequence ATGAATTATCTCGACATTTTTATAATCATTTGTCTGGCAATCAGCTTCTTTTTCGGTTGGAAGCTTCGCGCCATCAGTCTATTCGGAATGGTGATTTCACTTATTGCCGGCATCTGGGTCGGCAATCATTTCCACCCTCATTTAATTGGCCTTTATCGTGATCTGCCTGCTGCCGTCGGGCATACCCTGGCTTGGGTAACCGCTTTTCTTGCAGCCGCCATTACCCTTTCCATCGCCTTTGGACTTATTTCCAAAATTTTTGAAGTCATTCGCTTGCAATGGCTCGATCACTTGCTCGGTGCCGCTCTGGCCATCACGCTTATGCTGGGTATGCTGATCATTAGTATGACAGTCATTGACAATCTGGCGAAAAATTATCACTGGAAAGTTATTAAAAATTCAACTCTCGCACCTTTTCTGGTCAAAACCGCCAGACCGTATATTCAACAAGGCCTGGAAAAATTCCCGCGATGGAAACAAATGAAATAA
- the pheS gene encoding phenylalanine--tRNA ligase subunit alpha, translating into MKVQLEAIYNETHAALENEKDIKQLDEIRIQVLGRKGRLTQLLHGLKDLSPDQRREAGQAANDIKNKLNQLVEKKIDELKRAGWISDTHLRPDATLPGRPSETGHHHILNKTMDEVISIFTRMGFGIAEGPEVETDYYNFEAVNFPADHPSRDEHDTFFISEKTLLRTHTTPVQIRYMEEHKPPIQVVIPGKTYRFDDDASHSPMFHQVEGLMIDKHISFCDLKAVLTLFIHRIFEEDLGVRFRPGFFPFTEPSAEIDINCVKCHGKGCSLCKGTGWMEILGSGMVHPSVLRNGGIDPKKYTGFAFGLGVERIAMLKYGIDNIQNFYENDLRFLQQF; encoded by the coding sequence GTGAAGGTTCAACTGGAAGCTATCTATAACGAGACACACGCAGCGCTTGAGAATGAAAAAGACATAAAACAACTGGATGAAATTCGTATTCAAGTGCTGGGCCGAAAAGGACGCTTGACACAGTTGCTTCATGGGTTGAAGGATTTGTCCCCTGATCAAAGACGTGAAGCCGGCCAGGCGGCCAATGATATTAAAAATAAGCTTAACCAGTTGGTGGAAAAGAAAATTGATGAATTAAAACGCGCCGGCTGGATATCGGATACCCATCTTCGTCCTGATGCAACTTTGCCGGGACGGCCATCAGAAACGGGCCACCATCATATTCTTAATAAAACAATGGATGAAGTTATTTCAATTTTTACTCGAATGGGATTTGGGATAGCCGAAGGCCCGGAAGTTGAGACGGATTATTATAATTTTGAGGCAGTTAATTTTCCGGCAGACCATCCCTCGCGGGATGAGCATGATACTTTTTTCATCTCAGAAAAAACATTACTACGCACCCATACCACACCTGTTCAAATTCGTTATATGGAAGAACATAAACCGCCGATTCAAGTCGTGATACCAGGCAAAACATACCGTTTTGATGATGATGCATCTCACTCTCCCATGTTTCATCAAGTGGAAGGTTTGATGATTGATAAACATATTTCCTTTTGTGATTTAAAGGCTGTTCTAACGCTGTTTATTCATAGAATTTTTGAAGAAGACCTTGGTGTGCGTTTTCGACCCGGTTTTTTTCCGTTTACCGAGCCGTCGGCTGAGATTGACATCAATTGCGTAAAATGCCATGGCAAAGGGTGTTCGTTGTGTAAAGGGACGGGATGGATGGAGATTTTGGGTTCAGGCATGGTGCATCCCAGTGTGCTCCGCAACGGGGGAATTGACCCGAAAAAATATACCGGATTTGCGTTTGGGCTGGGTGTGGAAAGAATTGCCATGCTCAAGTATGGAATTGATAATATTCAAAATTTTTATGAGAATGATTTAAGATTTTTGCAGCAATTTTAA
- a CDS encoding RNA methyltransferase, which translates to MHVKKERQATGLTLLEGERLVSEALHTGLSMEAAVGTGDFWARRMDLVHKFSSSGIHTSLVSEKQMAMLTLTEHSAGVLAVVSCPETPSSLFWEKIQLDDFFGLMTVGIQDPGNLGTLIRTMAAAGGSGVCLSQGNTEIGSPKVLRASAGAVYRIPVLEKVDMMNAISRFREAGIQIVASVADKGKPYTVFDFTKPTVILVGSEGKGLPTEVISACTDIAQIPMPGGTESLNVSAAGAILIYETVRQRRLSQAISRRK; encoded by the coding sequence TTGCATGTAAAAAAAGAACGTCAGGCCACAGGGTTGACTCTGTTGGAAGGTGAGCGCCTTGTCAGCGAAGCGTTGCACACCGGACTGTCTATGGAAGCGGCAGTCGGTACAGGTGATTTTTGGGCCCGACGTATGGATTTGGTGCATAAATTTTCTTCAAGTGGGATCCATACATCTTTGGTGTCTGAGAAGCAGATGGCGATGCTGACGCTTACTGAACACTCAGCTGGTGTGCTGGCTGTGGTATCATGTCCGGAAACCCCGTCTTCGCTTTTTTGGGAAAAAATCCAGCTAGATGATTTTTTTGGGTTGATGACAGTCGGCATTCAAGATCCTGGAAATCTCGGTACATTGATTCGGACGATGGCGGCTGCGGGTGGCAGCGGTGTTTGCTTAAGTCAGGGAAATACCGAAATTGGATCACCGAAAGTATTGCGTGCATCGGCAGGCGCGGTTTATCGGATACCGGTACTTGAGAAAGTTGACATGATGAATGCCATTTCACGTTTTCGTGAAGCGGGGATTCAGATAGTGGCATCGGTCGCGGATAAGGGGAAACCGTATACTGTTTTTGATTTCACCAAACCCACAGTAATCCTTGTGGGTAGTGAAGGGAAGGGTCTTCCTACAGAGGTGATTTCCGCCTGTACGGATATCGCGCAGATACCCATGCCCGGTGGGACGGAATCCCTGAATGTGTCGGCAGCAGGTGCGATATTGATTTATGAAACCGTCAGACAGCGTAGACTATCCCAGGCTATTTCACGGAGGAAATAG